A single window of Plasmodium malariae genome assembly, chromosome: 8 DNA harbors:
- the PmUG01_08020400 gene encoding conserved Plasmodium protein, unknown function, producing the protein MLKYFKKDHYSYLTSGRKKSFMVEKDVKTSKKFVTREELKHIFILDTADSTAGLCILNISLFLLGGLTQEKSKGDMATNLQGSLFIISLMCFSVQKVFQRSIISDVSFVVLLSLSCILPFFLLEIDESFNSIIFFLLSIMLYFTKYHLRNLFLLDSVIVLAIVAINSSINSSIIDIYIFLLVLNTFFLSIIFYRYLYYFSKSISLASDNPKNMMVMFPYINEYQQICFVKLADILLDLNNYMRIKWNIFFNNIPIINLKNEKEIQNLEIPSTRLSNKFYTLKNQKIFLYYPPYYCLKALYHKKLHLLCLSTERKKKQIMKLHSNSNRINFYFLMELLKLQGCKSDLHLHPNGENRTNIKNKPQGSNSKNNNYTHMIHPYNQDKILYSKEKKGNIKNKKRHTYKEVLYPENLCINQKNKREMEKITMMNIKKKGGRKFSKEEGYKHADVLRYPDNNSPKDKNEKGKKEANSCRSYKKEKKSKEGGKEDSQHKGKKDKHVCRNENGVANGIANGIANGIANDMANDISHYLKHEHFIHTKVFSTKLIEDSIENLAGRNTDISENKIQMDDLFTTLIKTDPIKINSSHSSKKKEKNAENDGKSKPCEQLFESKFAINSLAHPEKKKNIKPKDALNRGNFQSQGKIAHSQGIINNYKKEEKEEEKEKKDQGKRKGAQKEVGQRAEGEKKKVNKCTTLPVSINYDNFEKDEKKLYVKKKKKIRNQQKHGAELFENSEIDKGDKGIAHKENDYNLYNCGNTNNPIISKENAYERNKTESFSSVSGNNVDGSNEEYNNMHMFMLKKSKKNNNQQSEAYSRIIKSQHRTNSKFNTSASRNSYCYESTSDEKLIFMNFSCLFYICAQKIKFLLTYIEQINVVVQGANFKQRITPKQNNLLSFLDQKVERYYLLWSNSFDLNYHVENYIFHIILILILHLSCILLRVAPIHMSQLYSLFKIPSFLTIFISRFLIILIVIAFLISSIIKTRSVNPTNVFRIKIRFFILSIFILLLSTLDYLWTIFLVYENLWMLPKNSLLALQKAHSIFSEAGFTFVVPIFYFLVMHRLESLWYIYTVWLLLINIIYWYFIGVLLPGLKMNISLITLISLCILFIIRLVQERQKYSELPFEMIKRDIFCRCVLPYVLFLDDTLHFVTNEKELKYLHYHL; encoded by the exons ATCCTTGTCATGTATTTTacctttctttttattagaGATAGATGAATCTTTTAAtagcataatttttttccttttaagtATAATGCTATATTTTACCAAGTATCatttaagaaatttatttttactagaCAGTGTTATAGTACTGGCAATAGTTGCAATAAATAGTTCGATAAATTCAAGTATAATagacatttatattttcctacTTGtattaaatacttttttcctaagtataatattttacaggTACTTGTACTATTTTTCTAAGTCTATATCCCTTGCCTCAGATAATCCCAAAAATATGATGGTAATGTTTCCTTATATAAATGAGTATCAACAAATATGTTTTGTAAAGCTAGCTGATATACTATtagatttaaataattatatgagaataaaatggaacatatttttcaataatataCCCATAATTAACTtaaagaatgaaaaagaaatacaaaatttagaAATACCTTCTACTAGGCTGTccaataaattttatactctaaagaatcaaaaaattttcctttacTATCCACCATATTATTGTCTCAAAGCattatatcataaaaaattacatttacTTTGTTTATCTactgaaagaaaaaaaaaacaaattatgaAATTACATTCAAATTCAAATaggataaatttttattttctaatgGAACTGCTAAAATTGCAGGGGTGTAAATCCGACTTGCATCTTCATCCTAACGGGGAAAATCGAAccaacataaaaaataaaccaCAGGGATCGAATAGTAAAAACAACAATTACACACATATGATACATCCCTACAATCAGGATAAAATACTTTATTCTAAAGAGAAGAAAgggaacataaaaaataaaaaaaggcatACGTACAAGGAGGTGCTATATCCAGAGAACTTATGCATTAACCAGAAAAACAAACgagaaatggaaaaaattacaatgatgaacataaaaaaaaaaggaggacGCAAATTTAGTAAAGAAGAGGGGTACAAGCATGCCGACGTTTTGCGGTACCCTGATAACAATTCTCCTAAggacaaaaatgaaaaagggaaaaaagaagCCAACAGTTGTAGAAgttacaaaaaagaaaaaaagagtaaagaAGGGGGAAAAGAGGATAGTCAACACAAGGGAAAAAAGGACAAACATGTCTGCAGAAACGAAAATGGTGTAGCAAATGGTATAGCAAATGGTATAGCAAATGGTATAGCAAATGACATGGCAAATGACATAAGCCACTATTTGAAGCATGAACATTTTATACACACTAAAGTATTTTCCACAAAATTGATAGAGGACTCTATAGAAAATCTGGCAGGTCGCAATACGGATATTTCAGAAAACAAAATTCAGATGGACGATTTATTTACTACTTTAATTAAGACAGATCCCATAAAAATTAACTCTTCTCATTCatcaaaaaagaaagaaaaaaatgcagAAAATGATGGAAAATCCAAACCATGTGAACAACTCTTTGAATCAAAATTTGCTATCAATTCTTTGGCACAtccagaaaaaaaaaaaaatatcaagcCGAAAGATGCACTAAATCGAGGGAACTTCCAAAGTCAGGGGAAGATCGCACATTCGCAAGGAATTATAAATAACtacaaaaaggaagaaaaggaagaagaaaaagaaaaaaaggaccAAGGGAAGAGGAAAGGCGCACAGAAGGAAGTGGGACAAAGGGCAGAgggggagaaaaaaaaagtaaacaaaTGTACCACACTTCCAGTTAGCATCAATTATGACAATTTTGAAAAGGATGAGAAAAagttatatgtaaaaaaaaaaaaaaaaattagaaatcaACAAAAGCATGGTGCAGAATTATTTGAAAACAGTGAAATAGATAAAGGAGATAAAGGCATAGCGCATAAAGAGAATGATTATAATCTCTATAACTGTGGAAATACGAACAACCCCATAATTTCTAAAGAAAATGCGTATGAGCGAAATAAAACAGAAAGCTTTTCTAGTGTAAGTGGTAATAATGTGGATGGTTCAAATGAGGAATATAACAATATGCACATGTTCATGCTTAAGaagtcaaaaaaaaataataatcaaCAAAGTGAAGCTTATTctagaataataaaaagtcaACATAGAACCAATTCAAAGTTTAACACTTCTGCTTCAAGGAACTCTTATTGTTATGAAAGCACATCTGATGAAAaactaatttttatgaacttttcttgcttattttatatatgcgcacagaaaattaaattcttattaacatatatagaaCAAATTAATGTAGTTGTACAAGGAGCTAATTTCAAACAACGAATAACaccaaaacaaaataatctTCTCTCTTTTTTAGATCAAAAAGTAGAAAGATACTATTTATTATGGTCAAATTCTTTTGATTTAAATTATCATGtggaaaattatatattccaTATAATACTGATATTAATTCTACACCTCTCTTGCATACTCCTAAGAGTAGCTCCCATACACATGAGTCAGTTGTATTCTCTA TTCAAAATTCCCAGCTTCctaacaatttttatatcaaGATTTTTGATCATTCTAATCGTTAttgcttttttaatttcatcaATCATAAAAACTAGATCTGTTAACCCCACCAATGTGTTCAGAATTAAAATACGCTTCTTCATTTTGTCGATTTTTat TCTCCTCCTGTCAACCTTAGACTACTTGTGGACTATTTTTCTGGTATACGAAAATTTGTGGATGTTACCAAAGAATTCTTTACTTGCCCTTCAGAAAGCACACAG CATCTTTTCCGAAGCTGGATTTACTTTCGTTGTGCCCATCTTTTACTTTCTAGTTATGCATAGACTAGAAAGTCTGTGGTACATATACACTGTATGGTTACTGCTGATAAACATCATATACTGGTATTTTATAGGAGTTTTATTGCCCGGCTTAAAGATGAACATCTCGTTGATCACTCTGATTTCGTTatgtattttgtttattattaggTTAGTACAGGAAAGACAGAAATATTCCGAGCT ACCTTTCGAAATGATTAAGAGAGATATCTTCTGTAGGTGTGTTTTACCTTATGTACTTTTTCTGGACGATACCTTGCATTTTGTTACTAATGAGAAAGAGCTTAAGTATTTGCACTATCATTTATAA
- the PmUG01_08020500 gene encoding conserved Plasmodium protein, unknown function, whose product MEGKLGYKKKRVFGNELAEKKRVNKKIVFFNMIYLMILFIICFVGGVLLGFLTTSYTPEINIIPNNQNIFKFLYKNNKVIIGGKLKIKINISNYTILSYILNAENVKYFYFPIGENYTCLLYNGGVEEISSNQAPLTHRSEISVPLNNSESSFSTKLSVKIRYTLLKRSDDIFSIPLHLGYEITNAYKAEIQPLYNDCIRFNKLYFSIRLDDLYISNEFRKVHNDKKYELIFSCRCFIDDKVHSFFNSVGVNKNAILYNLKNDPSLVD is encoded by the exons ATGGAGGGGAAACTGggttataagaaaaaaagagtgTTTGGAAATGAGCTAGCCGAAAAGAAAAGAGTAAACAAGAAAatcgtattttttaatatgatttatttgatgatactttttataatttgctTTGTAGGAG GAGTACTGTTAGGGTTCTTAACCACGTCATACACACCtgaaataaacataattcCAAACAaccaaaatatatttaagtttttatataaaaataataaagtaattataggggggaaattaaaaatcaaaataaatataagcaattatactattttatCGTACATACTTAATgcagaaaatgtaaaatatttctattttccCATAGGGGAGAATTATACATGTCTGTTGTACAACGGAG GAGTGGAAGAAATATCATCAAATCAAGCACCTTTAACTCATAGAAGTGAGATCAGCGTCCCTTTAAACAACAGCGAAAGTAGTTTTTCCACAAAATTATCT GTTAAAATAAGGTATACCCTTTTGAAGCGATCGGATGACATATTTTCTATACCATTACACTTAGGCTACGAGATAACAAATGCATATAAGGCAGAAATACAACCATTATATAATGATTGTATAcgatttaataaattatatttttccatacGACTCgatgatttatatatatcgaACGAGTTTAGAAAAGTGCATAATGACAAGAAGTACgagttaatattttcatgtaGATGTTTTATAGATGATAAGGtgcattcattttttaattctgtGGGTGTAAACAAAAATGCAATTTTgtataacttaaaaaatgatCCATCATTAGTAGACTAG